Genomic window (Candidatus Omnitrophota bacterium):
AGGAGGGGCAGGGAATCCGGGAGACCCTGCTTCGCGATCTTGTGCGTCGTTTTGACGTGAGTTTCGTGCGTGAGTCGGCGACCCCTGCGGAGACTTTGGCGGAAGCGGGTTTTTCATCGCTGAATTTGCCGGTCATGTTGCGAATCCTCAATGGCCGGTCTGCGTCCCGGGCCTTGGGCAAAAGCAATCGTCTTTGGCGGACTGCGGTGCGGAGCCTTTCGCCATTTTTTAACATTGGGGTTGCGCCCAAACCGGAAGCAGAACGGCTAAGCGATTTTGGTCCGGAGTTTGACGAGTTTTGGAAGAGGACGGCGCCGGAGCTTGGAATAGCCTGCGCGCGCAGTTCGGCCTTTCTGAATTGGCGTTACCGGGACCACCCTTTGCGGGCATATCAGACTTTTGTAATACGGGAGAAGGATGAGCTCAGAGGGTCGGTGAGTGTGGGTTCGCACCATGAGCGCGGACAGCAAAGTCTGTCCCTTATGGAACTCATCGCCAATCCCAGGGATCCTGCCGTTCTCCGGAAATTAATGAAGCAGACATTGGCTTACGGACGCCAGGTCGGAGCCTGGGGGCTCTTTGCGGCCTGTACCCACCCGGTTCTGAGGCGGGTGCTTTTGAGCTTGGGATTTATCAGCGTGCCGCGGCGCTGTGAAAAGATTTATATTGCGCAAAAGGTTTCGAAGAGCCCGAATTGGGTGGAACAAGGACCTTGGTGGATGACGTCTGCGGACGGGAACGTGGAGATCTGATGGGTAAAGAAAAGTTGGAGAAGATTTTGGTGTCTGGAGCCGCAGGTTTTGTGGGCTCTCATCTTTGCGACAAGCTTTTGGAACGAGGACATGCCGTTATTGGTGTGGATGACCTGAGTTCCGGCTCCAGAGATAATCTTGAGACCTGTTTAGCACACGCAAATTTTGAATTTGTGGAGGGCGATGTCTGTGATGCGGGGCTTGTGGAAAAGGCAGTGGGCGAGTGTGATGCCATTGCCCATCTGGCAGCCAAGAAAATTCCCAGATACAGTGACGGTTTGGATACCCTTACCGTGAATGTCAAGGGAACCGAGATGCTGCTCAAATCCGCTGCCGCAAAAGGCTGCCGTTTTCTTTTTGCTTCCACTTCCGATGTCTACGGAATGAATCCGGACCTGCCCTTTAGCGAAGAGTCTTTGTGCGTGCTCGGCCCCAGCTATGTGACACGCTGGAGCTATGCGGTGTCCAAACTCTTTGATGAGCATTTGGTCTTTGCCTATGCAGACCGGTACAAAATGCCCTTTTCGATCGTGCGTTACTTCGGGGGCTATGGTCCGCGGCAGCATTCTTCATGGACCGGGGGGCCTCAGGCTGTGTTCATTGATGCAGCGGCACGCAATGAGCCCATCGAGATCCACGGGGACGGCCTTCAAACGCGTAGCTTTATGTATATCGATGATTTGGTCGAAGCCACTTACCGGGCACTGACTCACGGGGCTGCCGTGGGACGAGTGATCAATATCGGTTCACCCGAAGAAATCTCTATTTTGGACTTGGC
Coding sequences:
- a CDS encoding GDP-mannose 4,6-dehydratase produces the protein MGKEKLEKILVSGAAGFVGSHLCDKLLERGHAVIGVDDLSSGSRDNLETCLAHANFEFVEGDVCDAGLVEKAVGECDAIAHLAAKKIPRYSDGLDTLTVNVKGTEMLLKSAAAKGCRFLFASTSDVYGMNPDLPFSEESLCVLGPSYVTRWSYAVSKLFDEHLVFAYADRYKMPFSIVRYFGGYGPRQHSSWTGGPQAVFIDAAARNEPIEIHGDGLQTRSFMYIDDLVEATYRALTHGAAVGRVINIGSPEEISILDLAKLIWGLVAGAEKPQFKFVPYKNLSRGYQDVRRRVPDLTELKTLLDFESKYDLREGLSKTVEWRLKALAQEVS